The DNA region AGCTCTGGAAAATCAACACACATCGTTTAATGCTACTGGTCTTTCGTCCATGTCATCATGTTCATCTACATCCATATATTCATCCACACACTCGCTGACTTCTATCTGTGATCATCAAAATCAACAAGGACTTCAACAGCAAtatcaacaacagcaccatcaATACCAGTGTAGTGGGAGTTGTAGATGTAAGGCATTTGGGAATGAACAATGCATTGAAAGTTTTTATGAGTGTATGCTTCATCCAGGTTCTCCTAATAAGAAAGAAAATATCCACAAAACTCATGGACAAACAATGCAAAATATTAGAAAATCTTGTCCAAATGTGATTTATtgtcagcagcaacaacaatacgAAAATATTAACTCTTTTGGATCCGATGCGGTTTGTGtagagagaaataaaaaccaaGGTGCAAGCATTACAATTGCTAAAGTAGTCAATCCTCTCGGAACAGTTACAACAATCAGCACCGTTGGGACTAGATCAATTACCCCAAACAGCATCAAACCAGACGATTTTATGCAAGAATGCATCGAATCATATCTTCATGAAAATTGTGATGAAGCACTCTTTCGCCCTGTAGTAACAGTACATTATGATAACGTGCAATCTAGAAAAATACCGACACAGGAGATTGACATGATGGAAAACCGGTCTAACATATACCATGATACGTCAATAAATAGCATTGAATGCAGTAGTGTTGATAGTTGTGATAAAGGAAAATTCATGTTCAGGGGCAATGAAGAACAATCTAAACAGTCAGCATTTTTGGTTGAACCGGATTTGATTGTACCGGTTATTGAAGAGAAGAACTTATCATCCTTAAGTTCTGTTACTGCAATTAGACAACAGGATTCAAAACATGAACAACTAAGAGATTCAAATAtcgaaatattaaaaaaaaacatgcatgaaaaattcaatacaagaaaaaaatccttgaCTAAAATTGACGATACCAAGgatttaaaatttgaatctGAACGGTCGGACTCAGGGAAAGCATGTGACGAATTTGAGAATATTGAATTGCCCAAGTTATGTAACAATCCTTTGCGAATTAATGAGAGTATattaaagaaagagagaagggaTTCcttgaaagaagaaaaggacaTTTATGATGATAGCCAAATCGAatcattaacaaaaaaacttctcATTTCAAAGAACATAGGATCAACAAAAACACGGAAAAAAAGTTTACCCGTGTTAGTAGATTCACATAAATTAGTAAACGTTGATCGAAAACTTCGAAGAGATTTAGATAACTTCGGTAATAGTGCAGTGCATCATATTAAGAACATCATAAGCAGTAACAAAACAAGCGATAAACAGGAATACAATCTTGTTTCACTTAATCAAAAGGGCTTTACACAAGATACTCAAAGTGTGAAAAATGAATTGATCAATCCGATTTCAGATGCTCCTCCGTCAGTTTTAATGTACCATGAATGCTTACTTCCATCGCTAGAATCATTGAAAATTGACGATATAGAACTGTTCGGTGAAGACAGTGGGCAACAAACAACTGAACAATCAACTGATAATAGTAATGCTAGAGATACTTCTGTAATTGACAAAGATGGTTCAAAATCTGAATACTCTGAGAGCTCAAATATTATTGCCAAAAATcagaaaatgaaagaagaaaaaacatctaatgaggaaaaagaaacatctGGGATAGTTACTACACCAGATTTGGATAACTATTACGACCCGGTAAATAACGATCAAAGGTACAAAATGTTGGGGTATACAGATTGTTCTCAAACAGTTGTGCAATTGAACGATAATATAGATAAATGTGCTATGGATGACAAAAATGACGAAAACTTTGATGTGCATCAACTAAATCAGCTAAAGTTTGATATGCAGGAAGTTTTATCGCGTGGAAATATAATGTTGGCAATGTGTTCTAGCTTGCGTGAAGTCTCAGAATCTATTGATACCTATCCGTCTAATTCGAGTGATTCTACTCGAAAAGAACAGTCAGAAAATTTTAATAATCTAAATGAATGTGATGCAAATTATTCTCTATTTTCGGAAAATGAGTTAGACTTAAAAAAACGAGCCACTTACGAAAAACAAGTCACGAGCCCATTTCACCATCCCTCTACGGAACATGCAACACCTTTGGTAGGTTTGCTGTTTTCGGCATCTGAGAAAATATCCGATGAGGATGTTACcgacaatttaataaataacGATCAAGATAAGGAAACTGGTCATGATGATGTAGCtttgacaaaaaagaaaactaaaaccATGTATACATTCATAGAGCCGGACGATAAAGTACGACGTTGGCATTACCCAAATAACAGTCTaagtaataataaaagtaCATCTATTATTATGACAACGATGGGAGATCCAGAAGTTGATAGTGACGATGAAGATGAGAAGCGTGATGAAGGAGATGATGGATTAGAGCCATTAATAGCTTTTCAAAAAACTTCGTCATATTTAATTTCTGATACTACAAatattgaaaacaataactattCGACATCCAGTGAAGGGTCGCTGTTGGGAATACAAAATGAAATGTCTGTATCAATGGCAGCACTGCCTATAGAAAATGTACGATGCGTTCAGGGTAAAGAATTTCAAGAACCTGTTCATGTATCAGATTCAGCAGAATCCGTTAATTATAACAGAATAAGAACAGAACCAACTGTCGCTCTCGATGATGATTCCACCATTGCTTCATCACAGAGTTTAATACCTAATAGTAATTCAAGCAGTAATTTAGACACAAGCCTGATAGCTTCTTCCATCACAACCAAGACTACAAGTGATGTACCAGCAGGGAGTGGTAATGGaggaaatgggaagaaaaaatcaaaaaagaagcgaaaatAACTGCTGTTTGACCTAGTAAAGCTATTGATGTTTTCACTTCCATCATAATGTGTTTTGTTAAAGCTATGGTAAATGTACGGTACCATCTTAGtaagttttatttaatttatactTATTGTTTTAGTCACTCCTTTAAAATCACAGTTTAATCTAATGATAACACGTTAGCACTGCTAGTGATTAAACCGAATAATGCGATGCAATTACATTGAAATCAAACGTAAattcttgaaaaaaaaactcttatgTTAAGAAGTTTGCgaaataaactttttttttaatacgtGAGTTTTTCTTACTCTAGTATATTTTTGTacgagtgtttttttgtaaattcatCTATTAAGTATctttcaaaatttaaaattatcttGCTTCTTATTAAATTAGATTTTCTCGTTTACACCTGGGTATATCTAAATAGTTTTAACGATATCTGGCATCACACGCTCACACGCACGTTTTAATCTTAGTTATGCATCATTGTAAAACACAtgtacaataaaataataattttattcttCTAGGCTATATTTTTATTCTATATTCAGTTTTAAAATGAACTagctttgtttaaaaaaatgttaggTTGAGACATACAGACATGGCATGTAAACCATTA from Anopheles coluzzii chromosome X, AcolN3, whole genome shotgun sequence includes:
- the LOC120949830 gene encoding uncharacterized protein LOC120949830 isoform X2, whose amino-acid sequence is MSAESQRSRLTNSACETGINVVRCMPKIVPPQTVNDRSIIDSVAGFINDVTLQGQAPLGDSKDHILWVRFENAADISDPSLGDDWELDGGIAPPLLLILGYVTGVQVWVVPANGEASEVLSWRNGSVKCLRVLPTPTSSDHDSITEPTDQFTHKRPLIALCDSGANGNGASAGMATSNDNFQYCAVNFISLKDGETVKSIKFKSIIVDILANRSSIVVTFPERIAVFDARTLEDRITVTSCHPSPGLNPNPVALGSRWIAYAERRLIPSKRSSGGCEGDGVTSYTATVLNAAKSFGKGLREFSEHVAAGLTGSHLGSSLSSNLVGGGSSSNLGGVGAGLVTGSNSNSASETSGLIAGGIVSGGGIISEGNQAGVVTVLDIKHPVKDVSPTTGAPITVSGSDPIVAHFIAHSEAIIALEFDASGMLLLTADKRGHDFHVFRIQPHPSGSSLAAVHHLYVLHRGDTSAKVQDVAFSCDSRWVAVSTLRGTTHVFPITPYGGPAGVRTHGSPHVVNRLSRFHRSAGLSVEGRSSSPVSYSGDTAIGSNNVSAAMAYSNPRSPPFPHPTIIQPLAQLRQSTNLIGSGVGANIGTCVSNGSGSSKSICGGHLANHQRQRNSSSSSSDDSVKPLRVCATFAKARSWLLDLPGGVLRDIPAHRIQRKPVDSLFIMAAHGALIQYDLEPKHASGTPKEKVCDDTAIELEIEAKAQWCLQRQENASVAEIQPPLALDNWLIKDQIIEEDNSGKRQNTGSMQEYDRSQHSHQRESTPVDHDDRWLSHVEIITHAGPHRRLWMGPQFMFKTYSTPSGSPLTSIDAEAVEIGTNTSGSSGAMLNRILQRSHPMNMHSVGGMRPLVPVLIESGSCYGFEQSPRIMNMNEFRHHENLGTELLSSLGPVESQLREDLADAMRESPLNSTRKDTTGNLSETGLTFDCNLKGQGCTKWQEQHHQSTALENQHTSFNATGLSSMSSCSSTSIYSSTHSLTSICDHQNQQGLQQQYQQQHHQYQCSGSCRCKAFGNEQCIESFYECMLHPGSPNKKENIHKTHGQTMQNIRKSCPNVIYCQQQQQYENINSFGSDAVCVERNKNQGASITIAKVVNPLGTVTTISTVGTRSITPNSIKPDDFMQECIESYLHENCDEALFRPVVTVHYDNVQSRKIPTQEIDMMENRSNIYHDTSINSIECSSVDSCDKGKFMFRGNEEQSKQSAFLVEPDLIVPVIEEKNLSSLSSVTAIRQQDSKHEQLRDSNIEILKKNMHEKFNTRKKSLTKIDDTKDLKFESERSDSGKACDEFENIELPKLCNNPLRINESILKKERRDSLKEEKDIYDDSQIESLTKKLLISKNIGSTKTRKKSLPVLVDSHKLVNVDRKLRRDLDNFGNSAVHHIKNIISSNKTSDKQEYNLVSLNQKGFTQDTQSVKNELINPISDAPPSVLMYHECLLPSLESLKIDDIELFGEDSGQQTTEQSTDNSNARDTSVIDKDGSKSEYSESSNIIAKNQKMKEEKTSNEEKETSGIVTTPDLDNYYDPVNNDQRYKMLGYTDCSQTVVQLNDNIDKCAMDDKNDENFDVHQLNQLKFDMQEVLSRGNIMLAMCSSLREVSESIDTYPSNSSDSTRKEQSENFNNLNECDANYSLFSENELDLKKRATYEKQVTSPFHHPSTEHATPLVGLLFSASEKISDEDVTDNLINNDQDKETGHDDVALTKKKTKTMYTFIEPDDKVRRWHYPNNSLSNNKSTSIIMTTMGDPEVDSDDEDEKRDEGDDGLEPLIAFQKTSSYLISDTTNIENNNYSTSSEGSLLGIQNEMSVSMAALPIENVRCVQGKEFQEPVHVSDSAESVNYNRIRTEPTVALDDDSTIASSQSLIPNSNSSSNLDTSLIASSITTKTTSDVPAGSGNGGNGKKKSKKKRK
- the LOC120949830 gene encoding uncharacterized protein LOC120949830 isoform X1, which codes for MSAESQRSRLTNSACETGINVVRCMPKIVPPQTVNDRSIIDSVAGFINDVTLQGQAPLGDSKDHILWVRFENAADISDPSLGDDWELDGGIAPPLLLILGYVTGVQVWVVPANGEASEVLSWRNGSVKCLRVLPTPTSSDHDSITEPTDQFTHKRPLIALCDSGANGNGASAGMATSNDNFQYCAVNFISLKDGETVKSIKFKSIIVDILANRSSIVVTFPERIAVFDARTLEDRITVTSCHPSPGLNPNPVALGSRWIAYAERRLIPSKRSSGGCEGDGVTSYTATVLNAAKSFGKGLREFSEHVAAGLTGSHLGSSLSSNLVGGGSSSNLGGVGAGLVTGSNSNSASETSGLIAGGIVSGGGIISEGNQAGVVTVLDIKHPVKDVSPTTGAPITVSGSDPIVAHFIAHSEAIIALEFDASGMLLLTADKRGHDFHVFRIQPHPSGSSLAAVHHLYVLHRGDTSAKVQDVAFSCDSRWVAVSTLRGTTHVFPITPYGGPAGVRTHGSPHVVNRLSRFHRSAGLSVEGRSSSPVSYSGDTAIGSNNVSAAMAYSNPRSPPFPHPTIIQPLAQLRQSTNLIGSGVGANIGTCVSNGSGSSKSICGGHLANHQRQRNSSSSSSDDSVKPLRVCATFAKARSWLLDLPGGVLRDIPAHRIQRKPVDSLFIMAAHGALIQYDLEPKHASGTPKEKVCDDTAIELEIEAKAQWCLQRQENASVAEIQPPLALDNWLIKDQIIEEDNSGKRQNTGSMQEYDRSQHSHQRESTPVDHDDRWLSHVEIITHAGPHRRLWMGPQFMFKTYSTPSGSPLTSIDAEAVEIGTNTSGSSGAMLNRILQRSHPMNMHSVGGMRPLVPVLIESGSCLDGFEQSPRIMNMNEFRHHENLGTELLSSLGPVESQLREDLADAMRESPLNSTRKDTTGNLSETGLTFDCNLKGQGCTKWQEQHHQSTALENQHTSFNATGLSSMSSCSSTSIYSSTHSLTSICDHQNQQGLQQQYQQQHHQYQCSGSCRCKAFGNEQCIESFYECMLHPGSPNKKENIHKTHGQTMQNIRKSCPNVIYCQQQQQYENINSFGSDAVCVERNKNQGASITIAKVVNPLGTVTTISTVGTRSITPNSIKPDDFMQECIESYLHENCDEALFRPVVTVHYDNVQSRKIPTQEIDMMENRSNIYHDTSINSIECSSVDSCDKGKFMFRGNEEQSKQSAFLVEPDLIVPVIEEKNLSSLSSVTAIRQQDSKHEQLRDSNIEILKKNMHEKFNTRKKSLTKIDDTKDLKFESERSDSGKACDEFENIELPKLCNNPLRINESILKKERRDSLKEEKDIYDDSQIESLTKKLLISKNIGSTKTRKKSLPVLVDSHKLVNVDRKLRRDLDNFGNSAVHHIKNIISSNKTSDKQEYNLVSLNQKGFTQDTQSVKNELINPISDAPPSVLMYHECLLPSLESLKIDDIELFGEDSGQQTTEQSTDNSNARDTSVIDKDGSKSEYSESSNIIAKNQKMKEEKTSNEEKETSGIVTTPDLDNYYDPVNNDQRYKMLGYTDCSQTVVQLNDNIDKCAMDDKNDENFDVHQLNQLKFDMQEVLSRGNIMLAMCSSLREVSESIDTYPSNSSDSTRKEQSENFNNLNECDANYSLFSENELDLKKRATYEKQVTSPFHHPSTEHATPLVGLLFSASEKISDEDVTDNLINNDQDKETGHDDVALTKKKTKTMYTFIEPDDKVRRWHYPNNSLSNNKSTSIIMTTMGDPEVDSDDEDEKRDEGDDGLEPLIAFQKTSSYLISDTTNIENNNYSTSSEGSLLGIQNEMSVSMAALPIENVRCVQGKEFQEPVHVSDSAESVNYNRIRTEPTVALDDDSTIASSQSLIPNSNSSSNLDTSLIASSITTKTTSDVPAGSGNGGNGKKKSKKKRK
- the LOC120949830 gene encoding uncharacterized protein LOC120949830 isoform X3, coding for MSAESQRSRLTNSACETGINVVRCMPKIVPPQTVNDRSIIDSVAGFINDVTLQGQAPLGDSKDHILWVRFENAADISDPSLGDDWELDGGIAPPLLLILGYVTGVQVWVVPANGEASEVLSWRNGSVKCLRVLPTPTSSDHDSITEPTDQFTHKRPLIALCDSGANGNGASAGMATSNDNFQYCAVNFISLKDGETVKSIKFKSIIVDILANRSSIVVTFPERIAVFDARTLEDRITVTSCHPSPGLNPNPVALGSRWIAYAERRLIPSKRSSGGCEGDGVTSYTATVLNAAKSFGKGLREFSEHVAAGLTGSHLGSSLSSNLVGGGSSSNLGGVGAGLVTGSNSNSASETSGLIAGGIVSGGGIISEGNQAGVVTVLDIKHPVKDVSPTTGAPITVSGSDPIVAHFIAHSEAIIALEFDASGMLLLTADKRGHDFHVFRIQPHPSGSSLAAVHHLYVLHRGDTSAKVQDVAFSCDSRWVAVSTLRGTTHVFPITPYGGPAGVRTHGSPHVVNRLSRFHRSAGLSVEGRSSSPVSYSGDTAIGSNNVSAAMAYSNPRSPPFPHPTIIQPLAQLRQSTNLIGSGVGANIGTCVSNGSGSSKSICGGHLANHQRQRNSSSSSSDDSVKPLRVCATFAKARSWLLDLPGGVLRDIPAHRIQRKPVDSLFIMAAHGALIQYDLEPKHASGTPKEKVCDDTAIELEIEAKAQWCLQRQENASVAEIQPPLALDNWLIKDQIIEEDNSGKRQNTGSMQEYDRSQHSHQRESTPVDHDDRWLSHVEIITHAGPHRRLWMGPQFMFKTYSTPSGSPLTSIDAEAVEIGTNTSGSSGAMLNRILQRSHPMNMHSVGVDGFEQSPRIMNMNEFRHHENLGTELLSSLGPVESQLREDLADAMRESPLNSTRKDTTGNLSETGLTFDCNLKGQGCTKWQEQHHQSTALENQHTSFNATGLSSMSSCSSTSIYSSTHSLTSICDHQNQQGLQQQYQQQHHQYQCSGSCRCKAFGNEQCIESFYECMLHPGSPNKKENIHKTHGQTMQNIRKSCPNVIYCQQQQQYENINSFGSDAVCVERNKNQGASITIAKVVNPLGTVTTISTVGTRSITPNSIKPDDFMQECIESYLHENCDEALFRPVVTVHYDNVQSRKIPTQEIDMMENRSNIYHDTSINSIECSSVDSCDKGKFMFRGNEEQSKQSAFLVEPDLIVPVIEEKNLSSLSSVTAIRQQDSKHEQLRDSNIEILKKNMHEKFNTRKKSLTKIDDTKDLKFESERSDSGKACDEFENIELPKLCNNPLRINESILKKERRDSLKEEKDIYDDSQIESLTKKLLISKNIGSTKTRKKSLPVLVDSHKLVNVDRKLRRDLDNFGNSAVHHIKNIISSNKTSDKQEYNLVSLNQKGFTQDTQSVKNELINPISDAPPSVLMYHECLLPSLESLKIDDIELFGEDSGQQTTEQSTDNSNARDTSVIDKDGSKSEYSESSNIIAKNQKMKEEKTSNEEKETSGIVTTPDLDNYYDPVNNDQRYKMLGYTDCSQTVVQLNDNIDKCAMDDKNDENFDVHQLNQLKFDMQEVLSRGNIMLAMCSSLREVSESIDTYPSNSSDSTRKEQSENFNNLNECDANYSLFSENELDLKKRATYEKQVTSPFHHPSTEHATPLVGLLFSASEKISDEDVTDNLINNDQDKETGHDDVALTKKKTKTMYTFIEPDDKVRRWHYPNNSLSNNKSTSIIMTTMGDPEVDSDDEDEKRDEGDDGLEPLIAFQKTSSYLISDTTNIENNNYSTSSEGSLLGIQNEMSVSMAALPIENVRCVQGKEFQEPVHVSDSAESVNYNRIRTEPTVALDDDSTIASSQSLIPNSNSSSNLDTSLIASSITTKTTSDVPAGSGNGGNGKKKSKKKRK
- the LOC120949830 gene encoding uncharacterized protein LOC120949830 isoform X4, with the protein product MSAESQRSRLTNSACETGINVVRCMPKIVPPQTVNDRSIIDSVAGFINDVTLQGQAPLGDSKDHILWVRFENAADISDPSLGDDWELDGGIAPPLLLILGYVTGVQVWVVPANGEASEVLSWRNGSVKCLRVLPTPTSSDHDSITEPTDQFTHKRPLIALCDSGANGNGASAGMATSNDNFQYCAVNFISLKDGETVKSIKFKSIIVDILANRSSIVVTFPERIAVFDARTLEDRITVTSCHPSPGLNPNPVALGSRWIAYAERRLIPSKRSSGGCEGDGVTSYTATVLNAAKSFGKGLREFSEHVAAGLTGSHLGSSLSSNLVGGGSSSNLGGVGAGLVTGSNSNSASETSGLIAGGIVSGGGIISEGNQAGVVTVLDIKHPVKDVSPTTGAPITVSGSDPIVAHFIAHSEAIIALEFDASGMLLLTADKRGHDFHVFRIQPHPSGSSLAAVHHLYVLHRGDTSAKVQDVAFSCDSRWVAVSTLRGTTHVFPITPYGGPAGVRTHGSPHVVNRLSRFHRSAGLSVEGRSSSPVSYSGDTAIGSNNVSAAMAYSNPRSPPFPHPTIIQPLAQLRQSTNLIGSGVGANIGTCVSNGSGSSKSICGGHLANHQRQRNSSSSSSDDSVKPLRVCATFAKARSWLLDLPGGVLRDIPAHRIQRKPVDSLFIMAAHGALIQYDLEPKHASGTPKEKVCDDTAIELEIEAKAQWCLQRQENASVAEIQPPLALDNWLIKDQIIEEDNSGKRQNTGSMQEYDRSQHSHQRESTPVDHDDRWLSHVEIITHAGPHRRLWMGPQFMFKTYSTPSGSPLTSIDAEAVEIGTNTSGSSGAMLNRILQRSHPMNMHSVGDGFEQSPRIMNMNEFRHHENLGTELLSSLGPVESQLREDLADAMRESPLNSTRKDTTGNLSETGLTFDCNLKGQGCTKWQEQHHQSTALENQHTSFNATGLSSMSSCSSTSIYSSTHSLTSICDHQNQQGLQQQYQQQHHQYQCSGSCRCKAFGNEQCIESFYECMLHPGSPNKKENIHKTHGQTMQNIRKSCPNVIYCQQQQQYENINSFGSDAVCVERNKNQGASITIAKVVNPLGTVTTISTVGTRSITPNSIKPDDFMQECIESYLHENCDEALFRPVVTVHYDNVQSRKIPTQEIDMMENRSNIYHDTSINSIECSSVDSCDKGKFMFRGNEEQSKQSAFLVEPDLIVPVIEEKNLSSLSSVTAIRQQDSKHEQLRDSNIEILKKNMHEKFNTRKKSLTKIDDTKDLKFESERSDSGKACDEFENIELPKLCNNPLRINESILKKERRDSLKEEKDIYDDSQIESLTKKLLISKNIGSTKTRKKSLPVLVDSHKLVNVDRKLRRDLDNFGNSAVHHIKNIISSNKTSDKQEYNLVSLNQKGFTQDTQSVKNELINPISDAPPSVLMYHECLLPSLESLKIDDIELFGEDSGQQTTEQSTDNSNARDTSVIDKDGSKSEYSESSNIIAKNQKMKEEKTSNEEKETSGIVTTPDLDNYYDPVNNDQRYKMLGYTDCSQTVVQLNDNIDKCAMDDKNDENFDVHQLNQLKFDMQEVLSRGNIMLAMCSSLREVSESIDTYPSNSSDSTRKEQSENFNNLNECDANYSLFSENELDLKKRATYEKQVTSPFHHPSTEHATPLVGLLFSASEKISDEDVTDNLINNDQDKETGHDDVALTKKKTKTMYTFIEPDDKVRRWHYPNNSLSNNKSTSIIMTTMGDPEVDSDDEDEKRDEGDDGLEPLIAFQKTSSYLISDTTNIENNNYSTSSEGSLLGIQNEMSVSMAALPIENVRCVQGKEFQEPVHVSDSAESVNYNRIRTEPTVALDDDSTIASSQSLIPNSNSSSNLDTSLIASSITTKTTSDVPAGSGNGGNGKKKSKKKRK